The uncultured Sphaerochaeta sp. genome includes the window AAAAGGAGATTGGGGAGAAAGCTGAGGTAGTGCACCAGAAGAAGAGCATTAAACCGTTGCTTACCGTTCTCGTCATGGCTGTATTCGTAGCCCTGTTCGATATACTTGGTTTCACGGTGCTTGCTCCTCTGTATGTGTTTGCATTCATGCTCATCTTTGATGATAAGCCACAGCACATTGTCCGCAAGATCATTTACTCCCTCATCATTGGAGTCCTTGTATACATCATGTATGTTATCGCCTTTGATATTCGATTCCCGCAGATCTGGAGGTAGATGATGGATCAAATACTGCAAATTCTTGCAGGGACCACCGTGGTGTTCCAGCCACTCTCCCTGTTGTATCTTTCCATAGGATTCTTTATCGGAATCATCTTCGGAGCACTTCCAGGACTGACCTCCATGTTGGCAATTGTCCTGTTGCTCCCGATGACCTATACCATGCCGATGACCTACGCCCTTATCATGTGTATGGGCGTGTATATGTCCGGTATCTATAGTGGGAGTATTACCGCTATTACCATTAATATTCCTGGTGCACCTTCAGCATTGATGACCTGTATCGAGGGCCATCCCATGATGCAGAGAGGCAAAGGCGCAAAGGCAATAGGACACGCAACCATTGGTTCAGCCATCGGTGGAGCGATCGGAGCCTTGCTCCTGATCTTTGTCTCTCCTCTTGCGGTCAAGCTTGCGCTGAAGATTCGTACCCCAGGAAAGTTCTCCCTTATTCTCTTCGCTCTCATCGTAATCGTGATCGTTGAGAAGAAGCGGACAAAAGCCATTCTTACCATGGCACTGGGCATCATGCTCTCGACTGTGGGTATGGATCCTCTCAAGTCGGTTTCCCGGTTTACCTTTGGAAACCCGAACCTGATCGAGGGTATCGACCTTACTACCTTGATCATCGGTGCCTTTGCCATCAGTGAGCTGTTTGTGCAGTCCACGGTAAACAACGAGAAGTATCGTGAGATGACCTCGATAGCAAACGCCGTCAAGTTCAAGCGAAAGGAGTTCTTCCCTTCCTTGCATGAGATGCGGGAAATTGGGTGGCTTACCTACGTAAAGAGTGCTTTCACGGGATACCTCATTGGTGTCCTTCCAGGGGCAGGGGCTTCCATGGCTGGGTTTGTCTCCTATGTTGAGGCAAAGCGAGTCAGCAAGCATCCCGAGCGTTTTGGTGGAGATGCCATCGATGGTCTTGTTGCAGCGGAAACTGCAAACAATGCCATGTGTGGTGGTGCATTGGTTCCCATGCTCTCATTGGGTATTCCAGGTGACGGCACAACGGCAATCATCCTTGGTGTCTTGATGGTCTATGGAGTGGTTCCTGGTCCAGATTTGCTCGTGAAGCAGATGCATGTCATGGCACCCATGTATATGGCACTGTTTGTAAGTGCTGCAGTACTGATGCCAATCTCCCTGTTCCTGTTTGGACCCTACTACCTGAAGATTGTACGGATCAATCGCCTGGTGCTCTACAGTACCATTGCCTTGATCGCAATACTCGGCGTCTTTGCAGCGACCTACTCTGCGTTCCAGATGGGTGTGGCTTTGGTTATCGGTATTGTCATGTACTTCCTGAAAAAGCAGGGTTATCCCAATGTACCGTTCATTCTGGCGGTTATCCTTGGACCCCTCTGTGAGCAATATCTGAGGACTTCCCTGACACTTTCCAGTGGCAATCCGATGGTGTTTATTACCAATTTCGACAGCCTATTTTTCCTTCTTCTTACCGTTGCATTCGCAATTCTGCTCCCACGGGCTAACAGACGAGCAGCTGAGTTGGAGAAGAAGAACCGGGCAATGGATGAGAACAAATGATCAAGAAGAACTGTAACGACGTAAAAGAAAAGCTCCAGGCTGGC containing:
- a CDS encoding tripartite tricarboxylate transporter TctB family protein, which produces MKTIKPYLQGKVLVPLLMQIALIVYVISALQLAPPVVKGLLSESSFPFFIFLIATPAAIKQLYDGIKAVKKEIGEKAEVVHQKKSIKPLLTVLVMAVFVALFDILGFTVLAPLYVFAFMLIFDDKPQHIVRKIIYSLIIGVLVYIMYVIAFDIRFPQIWR
- a CDS encoding tripartite tricarboxylate transporter permease; its protein translation is MDQILQILAGTTVVFQPLSLLYLSIGFFIGIIFGALPGLTSMLAIVLLLPMTYTMPMTYALIMCMGVYMSGIYSGSITAITINIPGAPSALMTCIEGHPMMQRGKGAKAIGHATIGSAIGGAIGALLLIFVSPLAVKLALKIRTPGKFSLILFALIVIVIVEKKRTKAILTMALGIMLSTVGMDPLKSVSRFTFGNPNLIEGIDLTTLIIGAFAISELFVQSTVNNEKYREMTSIANAVKFKRKEFFPSLHEMREIGWLTYVKSAFTGYLIGVLPGAGASMAGFVSYVEAKRVSKHPERFGGDAIDGLVAAETANNAMCGGALVPMLSLGIPGDGTTAIILGVLMVYGVVPGPDLLVKQMHVMAPMYMALFVSAAVLMPISLFLFGPYYLKIVRINRLVLYSTIALIAILGVFAATYSAFQMGVALVIGIVMYFLKKQGYPNVPFILAVILGPLCEQYLRTSLTLSSGNPMVFITNFDSLFFLLLTVAFAILLPRANRRAAELEKKNRAMDENK